The window TCGCCTCGGAGTCCCGTCCGACCTGCATGTCGCTGAAGATCGCGAGCGCCAGGGTCTGGGTCTCGCCGGGGATGTTGCCGGCGACGATCACCGTGGCGCCGAACTCACCGAGGGCGCGGGTGAAGCCGAGCACCGCGGCGGCGGCGAGACCGCGACGGGCGAGCGGCAGCGTCACCTCCGCGAAGGCCCGCAGCGGGCCGAGACCGAGAGTGCGCGCCATCGACTCGAGGCGCGGATCGACCTCCTCGAAGGCGAGGCGTGCCGTACGCACGACGAGCGGCAACGCCATGATCGCGGAAGCGAGGACGGCCCCCTTCCAGGTGAAGAGCAGGTCGGGATCGAAGCCGAGGGTGTGCTCCCCCAGGGGACCGTCGCGCGCCAGGAGGCGAAGCAGCAGATAGCCGATCGCGGTCGGCGGCAGGACCAGCGGCAGCGCGGTCAGCG is drawn from Thermoanaerobaculia bacterium and contains these coding sequences:
- the modB gene encoding molybdate ABC transporter permease subunit; the protein is MNDGALVALGLSAQVALCATLAILPPGIALGWLLARREVPGRALLETLTALPLVLPPTAIGYLLLRLLARDGPLGEHTLGFDPDLLFTWKGAVLASAIMALPLVVRTARLAFEEVDPRLESMARTLGLGPLRAFAEVTLPLARRGLAAAAVLGFTRALGEFGATVIVAGNIPGETQTLALAIFSDMQVGRDSEAMTLVAITVVLAFAALWTVEVLLHRRRPR